A genome region from Haliotis asinina isolate JCU_RB_2024 chromosome 11, JCU_Hal_asi_v2, whole genome shotgun sequence includes the following:
- the LOC137256185 gene encoding glutathione S-transferase P 1-like isoform X2, with protein sequence MSSDGYELYYWSGQYVGPGRGEFVRLLFIEAGVPFKDISEGIMEMFKQADQKWTGYPALAVPLLKKGNFELSQTPVICRYLGKQFGLFPDNEEDQWHAEQINVTVHDYIAEGRLAFHGINHFASYFGQEKETQPYIDRFLAERLPKFMKHFEKILAANDGGNRYVVGGKVTYADLGLLHVLRATAAQFPEAWAAVDYAPLVKAFKDRMEARPNLAAYFKSDKCLPFSGNSMM encoded by the exons ATGTCGAGCGATGGTTACGAGTTGTACTACTGGTCAGGACAGTATGTGGGACCAGGGCGGGGGGAGTTTGTCCGCCTCCTCTTCATCGAAGCTGGTGTCCCTTTCAAGGATATATCTGAAGGCATAATGGAGATGTTCAAGCAGGCTGACCAAAAGTGGACCGGATACCCAGCTCTTGCTGTCCCGTTGTTAAAGAAAG GCAACTTCGAGCTTTCCCAAACACCTGTAATATGCCGTTACCTGGGGAAGCAGTTCGGTCTGTTCCCAGACAATGAAGAGGACCAGTGGCATGCCGAACAGATCAACGTCACCGTACACGACTACATCGCCGAAG GTCGCCTTGCCTTCCATGGCATCAATCACTTCGCCTCCTACTTCGGACAAGAGAAGGAAACACAGCcatatattgaccgattcctgGCTGAGAGACTCCCCAAGTTTATGAAGCATTTTGAGAAGATTCTGGCAGCTAACGACGGCGGGAATAG gtatGTTGTAGGGGGCAAGGTGACCTATGCTGACCTTGGTCTTCTCCACGTGCTGAGGGCGACGGCTGCACAGTTCCCTGAAGCCTGGGCCGCAGTAGATTACGCCCCTTTGGTGAAGGCCTTCAAGGATAGAATGGAAGCGAGACCAAATCTAGCCGCATACTTCAAATCGGACAAGTGTCTTCCATTTTCGGGCAATAGTATGATGTAG
- the LOC137256184 gene encoding uncharacterized protein: MAASAIVFIAIFCGNVNIITSITDSAYLGKEFGLAFFSSFHEAPDHALLNYVVIQSEEGGECTVEYIPSDRSHHEIVHHERIAVGGVIKIGLPETTQLNLESEISHKGVSVSCTADVLVYTLDRHYGDANVVHAVPTKSLSRDYYIPGVPNNAILGVVAIEDNTHVTVKLKTKCKYNYNNKDYGNSDVISVTLARMEVFALSTGHVDFFGDEGCDLGGTHVTANNNFVLYSGGSCTFFGDDRSSTADGCDKILVQVPPPVMWGKDFLVPDMAGDDKGYQMRVLASVGNTDVTLSIYSGGAPTTIHNNLGAGEFFVHTAKDNSTVVVHSSKPVLVVQFLTYDPMTLLVRPIEHYPDITKFGSRYIFVTMEKTIGMRNYENYENYATLITSSGHTKNVRLDEKPLTGVQWQNIPQLGYSIARLPVSYGSHMVDSVASSTPCAVQVYGYSREEGEAYGYTAVSTCSKQCSDLDLSSILTDAQLTAGIADLINQVGTDATEDQCKGACLNSVRTIPAQACPKICSSFLFYTQKYYSH, from the exons ATGGCGGCGTCTGCCATTGTATTCATTGCCATTTTCTGTGGAAATGTCAACATTATAACGTCGATCACAG ACTCAGCATACCTGGGAAAGGAGTTTGGTCTGGCGTTCTTTTCCAGCTTCCACGAAGCACCCGACCACGCCCTTCTTAATTACGTAGTGATACAGTCCGAGGAGGGCGGAGAATGCACGGTAGAATACATACCCTCGGACCGCAGTCACCACGAAATAGTGCACCATGAACGCATCGCTGTCGGCGGAGTAATAAAAATAGGTCTTCCGGAAACCACTCAACTAAACCTCGAGTCTGAGATTTCCCACAAAGGTGTTTCCGTGTCCTGCACTGCTGATGTCCTTGTCTACACCCTCGACAGACACTACGGCGATGCAAACGTGGTCCATGCTGTCCCAACAAAATCACTGTCACGTGACTACTACATTCCCGGCGTCCCTAACAACGCTATTCTCGGCGTGGTTGCTATTGAAGATAACACCCATGTTACCGTAAAGCTGAAAACGAAATGTAAGTACAACTACAATAACAAAGACTACGGTAACTCTGACGTCATCAGCGTCACTCTGGCGAGAATGGAAGTGTTCGCCTTGTCAACCGGTCATGTCGATTTCTTTGGAGACGAAGGCTGCGACCTCGGTGGAACACACGTGACAGCGAATAATAACTTTGTCCTTTATTCGGGAGGTTCTTGTACCTTCTTCGGAGATGACCGAAGTTCTACAGCCGATGGCTGCGATAAGATCCTGGTCCAGGTGCCTCCCCCAGTGATGTGGGGCAAAGACTTCCTTGTTCCAGATATGGCGGGAGATGATAAAGGATATCAGATGAGGGTCCTTGCCAGTGTAGGCAACACTGACGTCACGTTGTCCATCTATAGTGGGGGAGCTCCGACCACTATCCACAACAATTTAGGCGCTGGAGAGTTCTTTGTCCACACTGCTAAAGACAACTCCACTGTGGTTGTCCATTCGTCCAAACCAGTGCTTGTAGTCCAGTTTCTTACTTATGACCCTATGACCCTCCTCGTTCGACCAATAGAACACTACCCGGATATCACCAAATTTGGGTCAAGATATATTTTCGTTACCATGGAAAAAACAATCGGGATGCGAAATTATGAGAATTATGAAAATTACGCAACCTTGATAACATCGTCTGGACACACTAAGAATGTCCGACTGGACGAAAAACCACTAACTGGTGTCCAGTGGCAAAACATCCCTCAACTCGGCTACTCCATCGCTAGGTTGCCGGTGTCGTATGGGTCACACATGGTGGACAGCGTTGCCTCCAGCACCCCGTGTGCTGTCCAGGTGTATGGCTACTCCAGGGAAGAAGGAGAGGCGTATGGATACACTGCAGTGTCAACTTGCAGTAAACAATGCTCTGATCTAG ATCTGTCCTCCATATTGACCGACGCCCAGCTGACAGCAGGGATAGCGGACCTAATAAACCAGGTAGGGACGGATGCTACAGAGGACCAGTGCAAGGGGGCGTGTCTCAACTCCGTCCGCACCATCCCCGCTCAAGCTTGTCCCAAGATCTGCTCTTC atttctcttcTATACACAAAAATACTACTCTCATTGA
- the LOC137256186 gene encoding glutathione S-transferase P 1-like produces the protein MSSDGYELYYWSGQYVGPGRGEFVRLLFIEAGVPFKDISEGIMEMFKQADQKWTGYPALAVPLLKKGNFELSQTPVICRYLGKQFGLYPDNEEDQWHAEQINATVHDYIAEGRYAFHGINPFASYFGQEKETQPYIDRFLAERLPKYMKHFEKILAANDGGKGYVVGGKVTYVDLGLLHVLRATAAQFPEAWVAVDYAPLVKAFKDRMEARPNLAAYFKSDKCLPFSGNSMM, from the exons ATGTCGAGCGATGGTTACGAGTTGTACTACTGGTCAGGACAGTATGTGGGACCAGGGCGGGGGGAGTTTGTCCGCCTCCTCTTCATCGAAGCTGGTGTCCCTTTCAAGGATATATCTGAAGGCATAATGGAGATGTTCAAACAGGCTGACCAAAAGTGGACCGGATACCCAGCTCTTGCTGTCCCGTTGTTAAAGAAAG GCAACTTCGAACTTTCCCAAACACCTGTAATATGCCGTTACCTGGGGAAGCAGTTCGGTCTGTACCCAGACAATGAAGAGGACCAGTGGCATGCCGAACAGATCAACGCCACCGTACACGACTATATCGCCGAAG GTCGCTATGCGTTCCACGGTATCAATCCTTTCGCCTCCTACTTCGGACAAGAGAAGGAAACACAGCcatatattgaccgattcctgGCAGAGAGACTCCCCAAGTATATGAAGCATTTTGAGAAGATTCTAGCAGCTAATGACGGCGGAAAGGG gtatGTTGTAGGGGGCAAGGTGACTTATGTTGACCTAGGTCTTCTCCACGTGCTGAGGGCGACGGCTGCACAGTTCCCTGAAGCCTGGGTCGCAGTAGATTACGCCCCTTTGGTGAAGGCCTTCAAGGATAGAATGGAAGCGAGACCAAATCTAGCCGCATACTTCAAATCGGACAAGTGTCTTCCATTTTCGGGCAATAGTATGATGTAG
- the LOC137256185 gene encoding glutathione S-transferase P 1-like isoform X1 has product MTRVVTNVSRSADIADRKYKHRQPVKMSSDGYELYYWSGQYVGPGRGEFVRLLFIEAGVPFKDISEGIMEMFKQADQKWTGYPALAVPLLKKGNFELSQTPVICRYLGKQFGLFPDNEEDQWHAEQINVTVHDYIAEGRLAFHGINHFASYFGQEKETQPYIDRFLAERLPKFMKHFEKILAANDGGNRYVVGGKVTYADLGLLHVLRATAAQFPEAWAAVDYAPLVKAFKDRMEARPNLAAYFKSDKCLPFSGNSMM; this is encoded by the exons GTACAAGCACAGACAGCCGGTGAAGATGTCGAGCGATGGTTACGAGTTGTACTACTGGTCAGGACAGTATGTGGGACCAGGGCGGGGGGAGTTTGTCCGCCTCCTCTTCATCGAAGCTGGTGTCCCTTTCAAGGATATATCTGAAGGCATAATGGAGATGTTCAAGCAGGCTGACCAAAAGTGGACCGGATACCCAGCTCTTGCTGTCCCGTTGTTAAAGAAAG GCAACTTCGAGCTTTCCCAAACACCTGTAATATGCCGTTACCTGGGGAAGCAGTTCGGTCTGTTCCCAGACAATGAAGAGGACCAGTGGCATGCCGAACAGATCAACGTCACCGTACACGACTACATCGCCGAAG GTCGCCTTGCCTTCCATGGCATCAATCACTTCGCCTCCTACTTCGGACAAGAGAAGGAAACACAGCcatatattgaccgattcctgGCTGAGAGACTCCCCAAGTTTATGAAGCATTTTGAGAAGATTCTGGCAGCTAACGACGGCGGGAATAG gtatGTTGTAGGGGGCAAGGTGACCTATGCTGACCTTGGTCTTCTCCACGTGCTGAGGGCGACGGCTGCACAGTTCCCTGAAGCCTGGGCCGCAGTAGATTACGCCCCTTTGGTGAAGGCCTTCAAGGATAGAATGGAAGCGAGACCAAATCTAGCCGCATACTTCAAATCGGACAAGTGTCTTCCATTTTCGGGCAATAGTATGATGTAG
- the LOC137256181 gene encoding chromosome partition protein Smc-like, with amino-acid sequence MVVLLITNYRRHKTTCQDNVEMSEQGGNLFTQENIQEIVDVLKVDLGDDDGTVFQAKMAAMQRFLRYGMSKFSKEKLFQHLSIVARRVSVQQRMTSWNTQDNIVIKSVGDLRTVIQSMHGKDKYNGLLECERQAIRYFLHFFVDLDHIKCLKGSFDREVHTVLYYDYFDPSDYNLPRKGSAGTKGSKPEDKDSGNYSISELEHEKYGQVTSLKPPKGGNSPRASVSPRGDNSPRGKYDDSFTQVGFSYSKHLDGSEREKLRVTVNELEEVSERWDRLLMEDEQDLEDYDAESYYEVMECEEHTRFEAVFRLLSDIFAKCYKVIELSKQWWNLAHKIYERLPLRRPVSRGWPRCRERTHRSKRNDEINTEMDQQEHQVDESEQADPTGAVQVEHNDLDHLVHVPEPQKQQKNERVKNIKARLFDLSYAIQELDEDLTEHKTDLRKLDSRERRFQMLEILFGKVDANLEEIMDKCRKLRAQRKVTAQKYSYTFRGTEKYFDYREKLRRLDKKLMKYDNEIQLLVYKQNVVSQDYMLEMEIRPNFIRSYDDLRTQITDKEHLLQQRRSEKKDLEEELDLLEPDGLAGRSRKSENGSSSGHSVLTDPKEEITDDFLIHHDKDYNEVFNGLGKRYELVSSAPPVKTQLRHMKQKGVVTPSVTKPAPPSSESLSKSVTTIDGSNLIKPEKPKFQSPRPPPALKKRARKPFLGRRGVKQPV; translated from the exons ATGGTCGTGTTATTGATAACAAACTACAGGAGACACAAGACAACATGTCAGGACAATGTTGAAATGTCGGAGCAGGGTGGAAATTTATTCACTCAGGAAAATATCCAGGAGATCGTCGACGTTTTAAag GTTGACCTCGGCGATGACGATGGCACGGTGTTCCAGGCCAAGATGGCGGCGATGCAGAGGTTCCTCCGATACGGGATGTCCAAGTTCTCTAAGGAGAAGCTGTTCCAGCACTTGTCCATTGTTGCCAGACGGGTATCCGTCCAGCAGAGGATGACCTCATGGAACACTCAGGATAACATCGTCATCAAGAGTGTCGGTGATCTCCGTACAGTTATTCAGAGCATGCATGGAAAGGACAAGTATAATGGACTGCTGGAGTGTGAGAGGCAGGCCATTAGGTATTTCCTGCACTTCTTTGTTGATCTAGACCACATAAAGTGTTTAAAAGGGAGCTTCGACAGAGAAGTTCACACGGTGCTGTATTATGACTACTTCGATCCTTCAGACTATAATCTGCCTCGGAAGGGAAGTGCGGGCACAAAGGGAAGTAAGCCAGAAGACAAGGATAGCGGGAACTATTCCATATCGGAACTTGAACATGAAAAATACGGACAGGTGACATCTTTGAAGCctccaaagggaggtaattctccCAGGGCAAGTGTCTCACCAAGAGGAGATAATTCTCCTAGGGGCAAATATGATGATTCATTTACCCAGGTTGGGTTTTCTTACTCTAAGCATCTGGATGGGAGTGAGAGAGAAAAGCTTCGTGTAACCGTGAATGAGCTTGAAGAGGTTAGCGAGAGGTGGGACCGACTCTTGATGGAAGATGAGCAGGATCTCGAGGACTATGATGCGGAGAGTTATTACGAAGTGATGGAATGTGAGGAACATACTAGATTTGAAGCAGTGTTTCGCTTACTTTCCGACATATTTGCCAAATGTTACAAAGTTATAGAACTGTCCAAACAATGGTGGAATCTAGCACATAAGATTTACGAAAGACTTCCTCTAAGGCGCCCTGTGTCCCGTGGATGGCCAAGGTGCCGTGAGAGGACTCACAGATCTAAACGTAACGACGAAATTAACACAGAGATGGATCAACAAGAACACCAAGTGGATGAATCAGAGCAGGCAGATCCAACGGGTGCAGTCCAAGTGGAACATAATGACCTCGACCATCTTGTCCATGTCCCTGAACCTCAGAAACAGCAGAAAAATGAGCGTGTCAAGAACATCAAGGCGCGCCTGTTTGATCTCTCGTATGCTATTCAGGAACTTGATGAGGATCTGACAGAACACAAAACTGACTTGAGGAAACTGGACTCAAGGGAAAGAAGATTCCAGATGCTGGAAATCTTGTTTGGAAAAGTGGATGCCAACCTGGAAGAGATTATGGACAAATGTCGGAAGCTCCGCGCTCAGAGAAAAGTGACTGCTCAGAAATACTCTTACACTTTCAGAGGCACTGAGAAATACTTTGACTACAGGGAGAAACTCAGGAGGCTGGATAAGAAGCTAATGAAATATGACAACGAGATACAGCTTTTAGTGTACAAGCAAAACGTCGTCTCCCAGGATTACATGTTGGAGATGGAAATTCGACCAAACTTTATTAGATCATATGATGATCTGAGGACACAGATTACCGACAAAGAACACTTGCTTCAACAACGCAGGAGCGAGAAGAAGGATCTTGAGGAAGAACTAGACCTCCTGGAACCAGATGGTTTGGCAGGAAGAAGTCGAAAAAGTGAAAATGGCAGTTCTTCTGGACATTCCGTACTGACTGATCCCAAGGAGGAGATAACTGATGACTTCCTTATACACCATGATAAAGACTACAATGAGGTGTTTAATGGTTTGGGCAAGCGATATGAACTTGTGAGTTCAGCTCCCCCTGTTAAGACTCAGCTCAGGCATATGAAACAGAAAGGGGTGGTGACTCCATCAGTCACTAAACCTGCTCCACCCAGTAGTGAGAGTCTGTCGAAGAGTGTCACGACGATTGATGGTTCGAATCTCATTAAACCTGAAAAGCCAAAATTCCAATCACCTCGACCACCCCCAGCTCTCAAAAAGAGGGCACGGAAGCCGTTTCTAGGGAGACGTGGTGTTAAACAGCCTGTGTGA